A region from the Chthoniobacterales bacterium genome encodes:
- a CDS encoding O-antigen ligase family protein, whose translation MSISSPPLQDSPLPGDDVPVSQKRRHRSRSRAAIIPNLNHTASRWALLPVLLVVWMAPFLGGSVESWSLGILYCLLGALFIIYPVTTALKLRYRLFLIALLVLPLLAFLPVSLTGIPAWRSGLAEKFSITLPGTITPQPWLTLDSYLGWLGGVAWIYWLGCQGWTREVRKPLAELFAIGMIVLTVCALIGYHTQHPLPFWHAQRLFGPFPNRNQTADLLALTFVLMVALLHMAVVKKSRIAPLWMVGIVIIGYGLVVNFSRAGIILPVLGVGVYWLITTLTNPSRKKIWIGFASVALVLALFLAFGGETLERFTVGDNNQSMSDDFRRLIFRDTLAMTAQQPWFGLGLSNFAPVFPLFRKLAIVDNGIIHPESDWLWLASEIGWPGTLMILGAACWFVWRAFCGSFKRPHPLRLASAICAGLFVLHGFFDVSGHRSGTFFPACFLFALAWPGQFIERAVSPKRSYTIGLALVLIAVGWFINLDETPLWPSHNALAQIKKNATLLITHGHGSEAFAEVDAALQWAPLDWQLYYQRGTSRILQHRDWAASLLDYQRANFLERSSPITPENEGIAWLSYRPELAALPWAEALRRMAPAEGDRKYARYLEMAAPYPRLLTQLEFIAGSNVSRIIIQLNRVDQKRFPLLLADFLKQHPQLDQLRPDDQSALFRVWVERGNPAEAMRVIEKIPGLRPACDLPLASAKANLKYFPEACAIAFKALPEPHFPKLENSLSESDLSREFYSRNSLGAGMALVQLQLARHDNYGAISTLERLQTLFGAPLYLRYFQAKLLAANGNWQEAWGCLDDYIYRSRL comes from the coding sequence GTGTCCATTTCCTCCCCACCGCTCCAAGATTCTCCGCTGCCTGGGGATGACGTGCCGGTTTCGCAAAAACGCAGGCATCGGTCGCGCAGCCGGGCAGCCATCATCCCCAATCTCAATCACACCGCCTCGCGTTGGGCCTTGCTCCCGGTGCTGCTCGTCGTCTGGATGGCCCCATTTCTCGGCGGCAGCGTCGAATCGTGGTCATTGGGCATTTTATATTGCCTGCTCGGAGCGCTCTTCATCATTTACCCGGTCACGACTGCGCTCAAACTCCGCTACCGGCTCTTCCTGATCGCGCTCCTCGTACTGCCGCTGCTCGCATTTTTGCCGGTGTCGCTGACCGGCATTCCCGCGTGGCGCAGCGGGCTGGCGGAGAAATTCTCCATCACGCTTCCGGGAACGATCACCCCGCAGCCTTGGCTCACGCTCGACTCCTATCTCGGCTGGCTCGGCGGTGTCGCGTGGATTTACTGGCTCGGCTGCCAGGGCTGGACGCGCGAGGTCCGCAAACCGCTCGCCGAGTTGTTTGCCATCGGGATGATCGTCCTCACCGTCTGCGCCCTCATCGGCTACCACACGCAACACCCGCTGCCGTTCTGGCACGCGCAACGTCTCTTCGGGCCATTCCCCAATCGCAACCAGACCGCCGATCTGCTGGCGCTCACTTTTGTGCTGATGGTCGCGCTGCTGCACATGGCGGTGGTAAAAAAATCCCGCATCGCACCGTTGTGGATGGTCGGCATCGTCATCATCGGCTACGGATTGGTCGTCAATTTCTCCCGCGCCGGCATTATTCTGCCCGTGCTTGGCGTCGGCGTTTACTGGCTGATCACCACGCTGACCAATCCCTCGCGCAAAAAAATCTGGATCGGTTTTGCCTCCGTCGCGCTGGTTCTGGCGCTCTTTCTAGCCTTCGGGGGGGAAACACTCGAACGCTTCACTGTTGGCGACAACAACCAGTCCATGAGCGACGATTTTCGTCGGCTCATTTTCCGCGACACGCTGGCCATGACCGCCCAGCAGCCGTGGTTTGGACTCGGACTCTCCAATTTCGCACCGGTTTTCCCGCTGTTTCGCAAGCTGGCCATCGTCGATAACGGCATCATTCACCCCGAGAGCGATTGGCTCTGGCTCGCCAGCGAGATCGGCTGGCCCGGCACGCTCATGATCCTCGGCGCTGCGTGCTGGTTTGTCTGGCGGGCGTTTTGCGGCTCCTTCAAACGCCCGCATCCGCTGCGTCTGGCAAGCGCAATTTGCGCGGGCTTGTTCGTGCTGCATGGCTTTTTCGACGTCTCCGGCCATCGCTCCGGCACGTTTTTTCCGGCGTGCTTTCTTTTTGCGCTCGCCTGGCCCGGGCAATTTATCGAGCGGGCAGTTTCCCCGAAACGCTCCTACACCATCGGACTTGCACTCGTCTTGATCGCCGTCGGCTGGTTCATCAACCTCGACGAAACCCCACTTTGGCCCAGCCATAACGCCCTGGCTCAAATCAAAAAAAACGCCACCCTCCTCATTACCCACGGCCACGGCAGCGAGGCCTTTGCCGAGGTGGACGCCGCGCTCCAATGGGCGCCGCTCGACTGGCAGCTTTACTATCAGCGCGGCACGAGCCGCATCCTGCAACACCGCGATTGGGCCGCCAGCTTGCTCGATTATCAGCGCGCCAATTTCCTCGAACGCTCCTCGCCCATCACCCCCGAAAACGAGGGCATCGCCTGGCTTTCCTATCGGCCGGAACTCGCCGCGCTGCCTTGGGCCGAGGCCTTGCGCCGCATGGCTCCCGCAGAAGGAGACCGCAAATACGCCCGCTATCTCGAAATGGCCGCGCCGTATCCGCGCCTGCTCACCCAGCTCGAATTCATCGCCGGCAGCAACGTCAGCCGCATTATTATCCAACTCAACCGGGTCGATCAGAAACGATTCCCGTTGCTGCTGGCCGATTTTCTAAAACAGCATCCGCAACTCGACCAACTTCGCCCCGACGACCAGAGCGCCCTGTTCCGAGTCTGGGTCGAACGTGGCAACCCGGCGGAGGCGATGCGAGTCATCGAAAAAATTCCCGGTCTGCGCCCGGCTTGCGATCTGCCGCTGGCCTCGGCCAAGGCCAATTTGAAATATTTCCCCGAAGCCTGCGCCATCGCCTTCAAGGCGCTGCCGGAACCACATTTTCCGAAGTTGGAAAACTCCCTGTCGGAGTCCGATCTTAGTCGCGAATTTTACTCGCGCAACAGCCTCGGAGCGGGCATGGCGTTGGTGCAATTGCAACTCGCCCGCCACGACAACTACGGCGCCATTTCCACTTTGGAACGTCTCCAGACTCTCTTCGGCGCACCGCTTTACCTGCGCTATTTTCAGGCCAAACTCCTCGCTGCAAACGGTAACTGGCAGGAAGCTTGGGGCTGCCTCGACGATTACATTTACCGCAGCCGACTCTGA
- a CDS encoding exopolysaccharide biosynthesis polyprenyl glycosylphosphotransferase, which translates to MLNQRILGLHKLVVVCQIALSIVLFAILYAAIVVDFRTGEWFGLQRYAIYAMLAGFGVFIEGSQEAKSSEHLLDTGMSNRFARTLRQVFYITGAITFFLFLTKDLTISRPFLVAYISSVFLVLYYSHRVLPQFISERTFNSRHRDRAILIGPVQNAVKLKNWLSKQSQLGYETVGVITEEADEAQRQGFSVLGTIEQTETLLKTHQVSLVILTELPFFSQFNRHLIGLCESLGVRLLIYSDIQDKLGYPLQYFADGDHRFFTLREEPLENVINAYLKRGLDIAISLPVCLFILPFTSLFVAICHRLQSPGPLLYRQQRAGMQNRTFIIKKYRTMYVHNQPEAKQATLGDARIFPAGAMMRKLSIDELPQFLNVLSGEMSIVGPRPHLIEHNQQFSKFLRNYHIRTLVKPGITGLAQVRGYRGEAKEEKDIERRVAADIEYLEHWKLSLEFSIIWGTFLQVFRPPKTAY; encoded by the coding sequence ATGCTGAACCAACGTATCCTCGGGCTCCACAAATTGGTGGTGGTCTGCCAGATCGCGCTGTCCATCGTGCTCTTCGCGATCCTGTATGCGGCGATCGTGGTGGATTTCAGAACCGGCGAATGGTTTGGGCTCCAGCGTTATGCGATTTACGCGATGCTGGCGGGGTTCGGCGTTTTTATCGAGGGCTCGCAGGAGGCGAAATCCAGCGAGCATCTGCTCGATACGGGCATGTCCAATCGCTTCGCGCGCACTCTGCGACAGGTGTTTTACATCACCGGGGCGATCACTTTTTTCCTGTTCCTCACCAAGGATCTCACCATCTCGCGTCCGTTTCTGGTGGCCTATATTTCCTCGGTTTTTCTGGTCCTCTACTACAGTCACCGCGTGCTGCCGCAATTCATCTCGGAACGCACCTTCAACAGCCGGCATCGGGACCGCGCCATTCTCATCGGACCCGTCCAGAACGCGGTGAAGCTAAAAAACTGGCTCAGCAAACAAAGCCAGCTCGGCTACGAGACCGTCGGCGTCATCACCGAGGAAGCCGACGAGGCGCAGCGCCAGGGATTTTCCGTTCTCGGCACGATCGAGCAGACGGAGACATTACTGAAAACACACCAGGTCAGCCTCGTCATCCTGACCGAACTCCCCTTCTTCTCGCAGTTCAACCGCCACCTCATCGGTCTCTGCGAAAGCCTCGGCGTGCGCCTGCTGATTTACAGCGACATTCAGGACAAACTGGGCTACCCGCTCCAGTATTTTGCGGACGGTGACCACCGATTTTTCACCCTGCGTGAGGAGCCGTTGGAAAACGTCATCAACGCCTACCTCAAGCGCGGTCTCGACATTGCGATCTCACTCCCGGTCTGTCTTTTTATACTGCCGTTCACCAGTCTTTTTGTCGCCATTTGCCACCGGCTGCAATCGCCCGGGCCGCTCCTCTACCGCCAGCAGCGCGCCGGGATGCAGAACCGCACTTTCATCATCAAAAAATACCGGACGATGTATGTCCATAACCAGCCCGAGGCGAAACAGGCCACCCTCGGCGATGCGCGGATTTTTCCCGCTGGGGCCATGATGCGCAAGCTCAGCATCGACGAACTGCCGCAGTTTCTAAACGTCCTCAGCGGCGAGATGAGCATCGTCGGTCCGCGCCCACACCTCATCGAACACAACCAGCAATTCTCGAAATTCCTGCGCAACTACCACATCCGCACGCTGGTCAAACCGGGCATCACCGGCCTGGCGCAAGTTCGCGGTTATCGCGGCGAGGCCAAGGAGGAAAAAGACATCGAGCGCCGCGTCGCCGCCGACATCGAATACCTCGAGCACTGGAAGCTGAGCCTGGAATTCAGCATCATCTGGGGGACGTTCCTCCAGGTTTTCCGGCCACCCAAAACCGCCTACTAG
- a CDS encoding LysR substrate-binding domain-containing protein — MNEPLEIRHLRYFLAVAEAGSFSRAADRLGISQPSVSQQIRDLEADLRVSLFQRRGKRILLTPAGVIFQEHAQAILRQLETLHQELTSEPDQLRGSLHIGVVPILNVPLMPHLLGLFAAAHPGLSLIVEEISSTEIETALEEGRMDVGLGFLTRHSPNLHYESLCTDAFSLIVAENHPWAGRSLIPISELHQQRLLQLPDSFVMRRMTDEICRKHQVRPRTVAEINAIETLLRSLSVLDAGALMPNITLRGREGLHLQALPLQGNDLSLEIGLLRLIDAEVNSAMGAFTRLAQIEVPKMIQ, encoded by the coding sequence ATGAATGAGCCGTTGGAAATCCGTCACCTGCGTTATTTTCTCGCAGTGGCGGAGGCGGGGAGTTTCAGCCGCGCGGCTGATCGACTGGGGATTTCGCAACCGAGCGTCTCGCAACAGATTCGCGACTTGGAGGCGGATCTGCGGGTGTCGCTTTTTCAGCGACGCGGAAAACGGATTCTACTCACGCCAGCGGGGGTGATTTTTCAAGAACACGCGCAGGCGATTTTGAGACAACTGGAGACGCTGCATCAGGAACTGACGAGCGAGCCGGATCAATTGCGTGGGTCGCTGCACATCGGTGTGGTGCCGATTTTAAATGTGCCATTGATGCCGCATTTGCTGGGGCTTTTTGCCGCAGCCCATCCGGGTTTAAGTCTCATCGTGGAGGAAATTTCCTCGACAGAGATCGAAACCGCACTGGAGGAAGGCCGGATGGATGTGGGCCTCGGATTTCTCACGCGCCACTCGCCAAACCTGCATTATGAGTCGCTCTGCACAGACGCGTTTTCCTTGATCGTGGCCGAGAATCACCCGTGGGCCGGGCGGAGTTTGATTCCGATCTCGGAGCTGCACCAGCAACGACTGTTGCAGTTGCCGGACAGTTTCGTCATGCGCCGGATGACGGACGAAATCTGCCGGAAGCATCAGGTTCGCCCGCGCACCGTGGCGGAGATCAACGCCATTGAAACCCTGCTCCGCTCACTCTCCGTGCTGGACGCCGGGGCGTTGATGCCCAATATCACGCTGCGCGGTCGCGAGGGGTTGCACTTGCAGGCGCTGCCGTTGCAGGGAAACGATTTGTCGCTGGAGATCGGCTTGCTGCGCTTGATCGATGCCGAGGTGAACAGCGCCATGGGAGCCTTTACCCGGCTGGCCCAGATCGAGGTGCCGAAGATGATTCAATAA
- a CDS encoding cation:proton antiporter: MKNLDLAVQFFLQLGCILIFCRIVGSIAARFGQPQVVAEMIAGVLLGPSLFGLLAPAAQHWLFPWDAKQLTRDTQSYLFPASQLGLALYMFVVGMEFRVDIVQKKLKSAVAVSLAGMIAPFLLGAGLGYVFFHYTKLFPAKTSEMEAMLFLGASMCITAFPMLARIIHFKKLAGTTMGTVALGAGAIDDAVAWCLLAVVLASFDSNWTHAIVNIGGGAAYVIITLAVVRPILARIQTWFVKEEILNEAGLVVGLGLMAFGAYITDKIGLHAVFGAFVMGAAIPRGTMSRDLIARIQPLTVALLLPLFFTYSGLNTKITLLNTGFLWLMCGAVLVAAVLGKGIACWLAARATGLSNREALGIGTLMNARGLMELIIINIGLQRGIISEGLFATLVIMAVITTLMASPIFERLVGTGRFGAEA, encoded by the coding sequence ATGAAAAACCTCGACCTCGCTGTCCAATTCTTCCTGCAACTGGGTTGCATCCTGATCTTCTGCCGCATTGTCGGCTCGATTGCCGCCCGCTTCGGACAGCCCCAGGTCGTGGCCGAAATGATCGCCGGCGTCCTACTCGGGCCGTCACTTTTTGGACTACTCGCGCCTGCCGCCCAGCACTGGCTTTTCCCGTGGGACGCGAAGCAGCTCACGCGCGACACACAGAGTTATCTTTTCCCCGCGTCGCAGCTCGGTCTGGCGCTTTACATGTTCGTCGTCGGCATGGAATTCCGCGTGGACATCGTGCAGAAAAAACTGAAAAGCGCCGTCGCTGTCTCGCTGGCCGGGATGATCGCCCCCTTCCTACTCGGCGCGGGTCTGGGCTACGTTTTCTTCCATTACACGAAGCTGTTTCCTGCCAAAACCTCGGAGATGGAGGCCATGTTGTTCCTCGGCGCGTCGATGTGCATCACGGCGTTTCCGATGTTGGCGCGAATCATTCATTTTAAGAAACTGGCGGGCACCACGATGGGCACAGTCGCCCTCGGAGCCGGGGCCATCGACGACGCGGTCGCGTGGTGTTTGCTCGCCGTCGTGCTGGCCAGCTTCGATAGCAATTGGACCCACGCCATCGTCAATATCGGCGGCGGCGCGGCTTACGTCATCATCACGCTGGCCGTCGTCCGGCCCATTTTGGCCCGCATCCAGACGTGGTTTGTGAAGGAGGAAATCCTCAACGAAGCCGGGCTCGTCGTCGGGCTCGGGCTGATGGCTTTTGGCGCTTACATCACAGACAAAATCGGGCTGCACGCGGTTTTCGGCGCGTTCGTCATGGGCGCGGCCATCCCGCGCGGCACGATGTCGCGCGATTTGATCGCCCGCATCCAGCCGCTCACGGTCGCCCTGTTGCTCCCCCTATTTTTCACCTACTCGGGGTTGAATACGAAAATCACCCTGCTCAACACCGGCTTCCTCTGGCTGATGTGCGGTGCCGTGCTGGTCGCCGCCGTGCTCGGCAAAGGCATCGCCTGCTGGCTCGCCGCCCGCGCCACGGGGCTCTCCAATCGCGAGGCGCTCGGCATTGGCACCCTCATGAACGCCCGGGGTCTGATGGAACTCATCATCATCAACATCGGCCTCCAGCGCGGGATCATTTCCGAGGGGCTGTTTGCGACTTTGGTCATCATGGCCGTGATCACGACTCTCATGGCGTCGCCCATTTTTGAGCGACTGGTCGGCACGGGCCGTTTTGGAGCCGAAGCTTAG
- the folP gene encoding dihydropteroate synthase produces the protein MKLGSVSLRARGREVNFPRRPLVMGILNLNDDSFSDDGTLDLDIALTRAQTMIAGGADIIDIGGESARTNRSAIAISEEIARVRPFVERFAAIEAAPRDSAQIFPPLLSINTWRPEVAREILAVGGDILNDMGALPTWENAEIAALHGTALVIMHSVGEPKVAHTHVGYDDVIAVQLAFFREKIAGALAAGLKSEQLILDPGIDFAKQRDDNLRLYREFQRIVELGFATLLPVSRKTVIGDVLGIPATERDAGTVACIVVGASRGASIFRVHNVEAAWQTLKMLEALN, from the coding sequence ATGAAACTCGGATCGGTTTCGTTGCGGGCGCGTGGGCGCGAAGTCAATTTCCCGCGTCGTCCGCTGGTCATGGGGATTCTGAACCTGAACGACGACTCATTTTCCGACGACGGCACGCTCGACCTCGATATTGCTCTAACTCGTGCCCAGACCATGATCGCAGGGGGCGCGGACATCATCGACATCGGCGGTGAGAGCGCCCGGACCAATCGGAGCGCCATCGCGATCAGCGAAGAAATTGCCCGCGTCCGACCGTTCGTGGAGCGGTTCGCAGCCATCGAGGCTGCCCCACGGGATAGTGCGCAAATCTTCCCGCCGCTCCTCTCGATCAACACCTGGCGGCCCGAGGTCGCGCGTGAAATTCTCGCCGTCGGCGGCGACATTCTCAACGACATGGGCGCGCTGCCGACTTGGGAAAACGCCGAGATCGCCGCGCTACACGGGACGGCGCTTGTGATCATGCACTCGGTCGGCGAGCCGAAAGTGGCTCACACCCATGTCGGCTACGACGACGTGATAGCGGTGCAACTCGCCTTTTTCCGGGAAAAAATCGCCGGTGCTTTGGCCGCAGGGCTCAAGTCGGAACAGCTCATACTCGACCCTGGCATCGACTTCGCGAAGCAGCGCGACGACAACCTTCGCCTCTATCGCGAGTTCCAGCGCATTGTGGAATTGGGCTTCGCCACGCTCCTGCCGGTCTCGCGCAAAACTGTCATTGGCGACGTTCTAGGCATTCCCGCGACCGAGCGCGATGCGGGAACGGTGGCCTGCATCGTGGTTGGAGCCAGCCGTGGAGCGTCCATTTTCCGCGTCCACAATGTCGAGGCGGCCTGGCAGACCCTGAAAATGCTGGAAGCCTTAAACTAA
- a CDS encoding histidinol-phosphatase HisJ family protein, which produces MQLERGHFRVYSSRTMLADYHTHTPLCRHATGAPVEYALAAMAMGLAEVGISDHAPMPETFDDWRMDLDELEEYLALVAEARAAVAPFPVRLGLEVDYISGHEDWIETLASRAPWDYLIGSVHYIAEGWDVDNPKWIGRFTERPVGEIWQMYFAEYEKCIRSGLFDFVAHPDLVKKFGHRPAGDLRPYYEPVIAALAETGTVMEVSTAGLRKPVGEIYPSREMLEMACAAGVEIVVSSDAHAPDEVGADFDVAERLIREIGYTSTVRFTRREKTRVPLE; this is translated from the coding sequence ATGCAACTTGAGCGCGGCCATTTTCGCGTCTATTCAAGTCGCACCATGCTGGCCGATTACCACACCCACACGCCGCTCTGCCGGCACGCCACCGGAGCACCCGTCGAGTATGCGCTCGCGGCCATGGCGATGGGACTCGCCGAAGTCGGCATCTCCGATCATGCGCCCATGCCGGAGACGTTTGACGACTGGCGAATGGACCTCGACGAGTTGGAGGAATATCTCGCGCTCGTCGCCGAGGCCCGCGCCGCCGTGGCTCCGTTTCCCGTGCGGCTCGGGCTCGAGGTGGATTACATCAGCGGCCACGAAGACTGGATCGAGACCCTCGCCAGCCGCGCCCCGTGGGATTATTTGATCGGCTCGGTCCATTACATCGCCGAGGGCTGGGACGTGGATAATCCGAAATGGATCGGACGTTTCACCGAGCGTCCCGTTGGCGAAATTTGGCAAATGTATTTCGCCGAATACGAGAAATGCATCCGCAGCGGGCTCTTTGACTTCGTGGCGCACCCGGATTTGGTGAAGAAATTCGGGCATCGCCCGGCGGGCGACTTGCGGCCTTATTACGAACCCGTCATCGCCGCGCTGGCCGAGACCGGGACCGTCATGGAAGTCAGCACCGCCGGACTGCGCAAGCCGGTTGGGGAAATTTATCCCTCGCGTGAAATGCTCGAAATGGCCTGCGCCGCCGGTGTGGAAATCGTCGTCAGTTCGGACGCGCACGCGCCGGATGAGGTCGGGGCGGATTTCGATGTCGCCGAACGGCTCATTCGCGAAATCGGCTACACGTCCACGGTGCGATTTACCCGCCGCGAAAAGACACGAGTTCCATTGGAATGA
- the aspS gene encoding aspartate--tRNA ligase: protein MVPVLMSQNSQKYRTHSCQALRPEQIGQTVTLAGWVNSRRDHGGVIFIDLRDRDGLTQVVFRPEEFPAIAEQSHALRGEDVIQVSGKVAARLSGTENTRLDTGSIELVAAELTVLNKADVPPFPLDDPKVNEDLRLEYRYLDLRTRHMQENLKLRHRIVKATRDYLDEAGFLEIETPILSNPTPEGARDFLVPSRLTPGSFYALPQAPQQYKQLLQVAGLEKYFQIARCFRDEDLRADRQPEFTQIDIEASFVGEEDIQTLTEGMLARVFREAKGVEVSTPFPRITYADAMNRFGSDKPDLRFGVELVDLVDIFHASQFKVFRSIVDGQGTIKALNAKGAAEALSKEQLKKWEEWVKTEFGAKGLAYIRLKDGNWESPIVKFFSEEEKAALAARMQFEDGDVLFFGADLKWEAVCEVLGRVRLRVADLMKLVPADAPLNFLWVVDFPLLAFSPEDNKWVAVHHPFTRPKAEDIALLEAGEYGKVRAIAYDVVLNGVELGGGSIRIHEKDLQAKMFGVLGVTPEEQELKFAHLLRAFSFGAPPHGGIALGLDRFVMLAVGASSIRDVIAFPKNNRGTDLMTQSPVEVEPKLLREIYIQSTKKKESPV, encoded by the coding sequence ATGGTGCCCGTCCTTATGAGTCAGAACAGCCAGAAATATCGCACCCACTCCTGCCAGGCTTTGCGCCCGGAACAGATCGGCCAGACCGTGACCCTTGCCGGTTGGGTGAATTCGCGGCGTGACCATGGTGGCGTCATTTTTATCGATCTGCGGGATCGCGATGGGCTGACTCAGGTCGTGTTTCGCCCCGAGGAATTTCCGGCCATCGCCGAGCAATCCCATGCGTTGCGCGGAGAGGATGTCATTCAAGTTTCAGGCAAAGTCGCCGCGCGTCTGAGTGGAACGGAAAACACGCGTCTGGACACGGGTTCCATCGAACTCGTGGCGGCGGAATTGACCGTGCTGAACAAGGCCGATGTGCCGCCATTTCCGCTCGACGACCCGAAGGTGAACGAGGATCTCCGCCTGGAATATCGCTACCTCGACCTGCGCACGCGCCACATGCAGGAAAACCTGAAACTGCGCCATCGCATCGTGAAGGCGACCCGCGATTACCTCGATGAGGCTGGTTTTCTGGAGATCGAGACCCCCATTTTATCGAACCCGACTCCCGAAGGTGCGCGCGATTTTCTCGTTCCGTCGCGGCTCACTCCGGGTTCGTTTTACGCGCTGCCGCAGGCGCCGCAGCAATACAAACAACTCCTGCAAGTGGCCGGGCTGGAGAAATATTTCCAGATCGCCCGCTGTTTCCGCGACGAAGATTTGCGCGCGGATCGTCAGCCGGAATTCACCCAGATCGACATCGAGGCATCGTTCGTCGGCGAGGAAGACATTCAGACGCTGACCGAGGGAATGCTGGCCCGCGTTTTCCGCGAGGCGAAAGGAGTGGAAGTCTCGACGCCGTTCCCGCGCATCACGTATGCCGACGCGATGAACCGCTTCGGCTCCGACAAGCCCGACCTGCGTTTCGGCGTCGAGCTGGTGGATTTGGTGGATATTTTTCACGCATCGCAGTTCAAGGTTTTCCGCTCCATCGTGGACGGGCAGGGGACGATCAAGGCGCTCAATGCGAAGGGTGCGGCCGAGGCGCTGAGCAAGGAGCAGCTCAAGAAATGGGAGGAGTGGGTGAAGACGGAATTTGGCGCAAAAGGGCTGGCTTACATTCGACTGAAGGACGGCAACTGGGAGTCGCCGATTGTGAAATTTTTCTCCGAGGAGGAGAAGGCGGCGCTGGCGGCGCGGATGCAGTTTGAGGACGGCGACGTGCTCTTTTTCGGAGCGGATTTGAAGTGGGAGGCGGTCTGCGAAGTGCTGGGCCGCGTGCGTTTGCGCGTCGCCGATCTGATGAAACTCGTCCCTGCCGACGCGCCGCTAAATTTCCTCTGGGTGGTGGATTTCCCGCTGCTGGCGTTCTCGCCCGAGGACAACAAATGGGTCGCAGTGCATCACCCATTCACGCGTCCGAAGGCGGAGGACATCGCGCTGCTGGAGGCGGGCGAATACGGCAAAGTCCGCGCCATCGCCTACGATGTGGTGCTGAATGGAGTGGAACTCGGCGGCGGCTCGATCCGCATCCATGAGAAGGATTTGCAGGCGAAGATGTTTGGCGTGCTCGGCGTCACGCCCGAGGAGCAGGAATTGAAGTTTGCGCACTTGCTGCGAGCGTTCAGTTTTGGCGCGCCCCCTCACGGTGGCATTGCATTGGGACTCGACCGTTTCGTGATGCTGGCCGTGGGCGCGTCGAGCATTCGCGACGTGATCGCGTTCCCCAAAAACAATCGCGGCACCGACCTCATGACGCAGAGTCCGGTGGAAGTCGAGCCGAAGCTGCTTCGCGAGATTTACATCCAGAGCACGAAGAAAAAAGAGAGTCCGGTCTAA
- a CDS encoding AbrB/MazE/SpoVT family DNA-binding domain-containing protein, whose amino-acid sequence MSIKTKADTIRFTTKGQVVIPSWLRKEFQIEDGTRAIVTATEEGILLKPVTKRSIARLHGILKPNSGDPSFAEEWSAHKRDEKTLEDADHGLHDT is encoded by the coding sequence ATGAGCATAAAAACGAAAGCAGATACCATTCGTTTTACCACCAAGGGGCAGGTCGTCATTCCCAGTTGGCTGCGCAAGGAGTTCCAAATTGAGGACGGCACCCGTGCCATTGTCACCGCCACCGAGGAGGGAATTTTGCTCAAACCCGTCACCAAACGCTCCATTGCGCGGCTGCATGGCATCTTAAAACCCAATTCTGGCGATCCCTCATTTGCAGAAGAGTGGTCTGCACACAAGCGCGATGAAAAAACCTTGGAAGACGCGGATCATGGCCTTCACGATACTTGA
- a CDS encoding PIN domain-containing protein yields the protein MAFTILDSHALLTLLRSEAGSDIVRALLEKAAEKDIPLHMTEVNYAEVQTIVRRKAGNALWKTIADELTAAPIQFHPVDRKLADLAADFKTRFRLSLADACAAALAKEKKGQLVTGDPEFQALEKEIGITWLK from the coding sequence ATGGCCTTCACGATACTTGATTCTCACGCCCTGCTGACGCTGCTCCGGAGTGAGGCGGGTTCTGATATCGTGCGGGCTTTGCTGGAAAAGGCTGCTGAAAAGGACATCCCGCTGCATATGACGGAAGTGAACTACGCCGAGGTGCAAACCATCGTTCGGCGCAAGGCAGGGAATGCCCTCTGGAAGACCATCGCCGATGAGTTGACCGCCGCTCCCATCCAGTTTCATCCCGTGGATAGAAAACTGGCCGACCTGGCGGCCGACTTCAAAACCCGTTTCCGGCTCTCGCTCGCCGATGCCTGTGCCGCCGCCCTGGCCAAAGAGAAGAAAGGCCAGCTCGTCACGGGCGATCCGGAGTTCCAGGCTCTTGAAAAGGAAATCGGGATTACTTGGTTGAAATAA